One window of Streptococcus troglodytae genomic DNA carries:
- a CDS encoding helix-turn-helix domain-containing protein: MKKKSYLQKYVANKVRYHRQAQGISQESLSEKAGLGLKYINQIENQNHNLSLQTLEKVIEALGMTPEDFFDFNSLEGTINSEKQLTLKRLNMKIKQLPKRKQQTFIAIFEEIIDNLD, encoded by the coding sequence ATGAAGAAAAAAAGCTATCTCCAAAAATATGTTGCAAATAAAGTAAGGTATCATCGGCAAGCACAAGGCATCAGCCAAGAAAGTTTGTCTGAAAAAGCTGGATTAGGATTGAAATATATCAATCAGATTGAAAATCAAAACCATAATCTCAGCTTGCAGACGCTTGAAAAAGTGATTGAAGCACTAGGTATGACACCGGAAGATTTTTTTGACTTTAACAGTCTTGAAGGAACAATCAATTCCGAGAAACAATTAACTTTAAAACGCCTTAATATGAAAATAAAGCAACTTCCCAAGAGAAAACAACAAACCTTCATTGCTATTTTTGAAGAGATTATTGATAATCTCGATTAA